A portion of the Caenorhabditis elegans chromosome III genome contains these proteins:
- the rbm-26 gene encoding C3H1-type domain-containing protein (Confirmed by transcript evidence) — protein sequence MHIDNEDALFDWLSDELSPITDADPNALAKYVLALVKKPDKGHDELKAFTNEQLNVFLTDHTAPFVDKVFEALTSKSYMPASTAPTSASATAPDLKKEKAPAEKPSKPTAPPGVQKSSSSPSASKAESRPLRKRISPPPSENREKEKQSRDKERRRSRSPRDRRGRATTSRSGRTSSSDRDRHSKRRSRSRSRSSSGSRTPPYKSRSSRRRCKDFEERGYCIRGDQCPYYHGRDPVVVDENALGSMVPLPATAPNFSLPPPGYNPLNPPPPGVVVAAGEYNPEAPALNNYSIPPPPIPGQWQQPHVAAQYVPQSVSSYSQPPPAAAQGVVTQPGSFRGAPRGRGNIRGRGGFARGGFTGAINRDNCTLQVAKIPPEMNTIAKLNEHFATFGTVDNIQVRYNGEIDSALVTYASKFDAGKAYKSPTPVLNNRFIKVFWHNPGGEGSENATGKPSSPTSPPKPVEKPKIATVQESKFVSVAAQNYRKQIQDAKERLTKEKSILSTLVQAQNQHNIILDKWMVKQKELLIKARTSTDETDKKNATKLVKHLHKKIKACKEEVDGILLKISEKSMVVDEIAAQIEELKNPQKSDDSTRKRKAGSDGDEPQSKMSSVVIVRGVTDELVTDLMAHMEKFGEVFDHSVKADDDGLITAVFPFRKTGDALKAMADGKVLNGVDLEMELKTERIEEIPSTDTNMSADQLLAAIPSNLESDEEDDLLND from the exons ATGCACATCGACAATGAGGATGCTCTCTTCGATTGGCTCTCTGATGAGCTCTCGccaat aacTGACGCTGATCCAAATGCTCTCGCGAAATACGTGTTGGCTTTAGTCAAGAAACCGGATAAGGGACATGATGAGCTGAAAGCATTTACCAATGAACAgttaaatgtgtttttaaCAGACc ATACTGCTCCATTCGTCGACAAAGTCTTCGAAGCACTCACAAGCAAAAGCTATATGCCGGCATCAACAGCGCCTACCTCTGCTTCAGCAACTGCGCCTGAtcttaaaaaagaaaaggcaCCAGCTGAGAAGCCATCGAAACCTACAGCTCCACCGGGTGTTCAAAAGTCAAGCAGCTCTCCTTCAGCCAGCAAAGCCGAGTCCCGCCCATTGCGCAAGCGAATTAGTCCACCTCCATcggaaaatcgagaaaaggAGAAGCAGTCTCGTGACAAGGAACGCCGTCGTTCACGGTCCCCAAGAGATCGTCGAGGCCGCGCGACTACTTCAAGAAGTGGGCGTACTTCATCAAGTGATCGTGATCGTCACAGCAAACGTCGTTCTCGATCCAGATCACG atcatcCAGTGGCTCAAGAACTCCACCATACAAATCAAGAAGCAGTCGTCGTCGTTGTAAGGATTTCGAGGAACGTGGATATTGCATTCGCGGAGATCAGTGTCCATACTATCACGGTCGTGACCCGGTTGTAGTTGATGAGAATGCACTTGGGTCAATGGTTCCACTCCCGGCTACCGCTCCTAATTTCTC TCTGCCTCCACCCGGATACAATCCGCTCAATCCACCTCCACCAGGAGTCGTCGTTGCCGCTGGTGAATACAACCCTGAAGCTCCTGCTCTCAACAATTACAGTATACCACCACCGCCGATCCCTGGACAATGGCAACAACCACATGTAGCTGCACAATATGTTCCCCAATCTGTTTCTTCTTACTCTCAGCCACCACCCGCCGCTGCTCAAGGAGTTGTTACTCAGCCGGGTTCTTTCCGTGGAGCACCACGTGGAAGAGGAAACATTAGAGGTCGTGGTGGATTTGCCCGTGGAGGTTTCACTGGAGCGATCAATAGAGATAACTGTACTCTTCAAGTTGCCAAGATTCCACCAGAGATGAACACGATCGCAAAGCTCAATGAACATTTTGCCACATTTGGAACTGTCGATAATATCCAAGTTAGATATAATGGAGAAATCGATTCAGCTCTGGTTACTTATGCTTCCAAATTTGACGCTGGCAAAGCTTACAAGTCTCCAACTCCAGTTCTCAATAATAGGTTTATTAAAGTATTTTGGCATAATCCTGGAGGCGAAGGATCCGAAAACGCAACTGGAAAGCCGTCATCTCCAACTTCTCCACCAAAACCTGTCGAAAAGCCGAAGATTGCCACAGTGCAAGAATCAAAATTTGTCAGTGTTGCTGCTCAAAACTATCGGAAGCAGATCCAGGATGCTAAAGAACGATTAACGAAAGAGAAGAGTATTTTATCGACGCTAGTTCAGGCTCAGAATCAGCATAATATTATTCTTGACAAGTGGATGGTTAAACAGAAGGAGTTGCTCATCAAGGCGAGAACGTCTACTGATGAAACTGATAAGAAGAATGCAACCAAATTGGTCAAACATCTgcataaaaaaataaaggcATGCAAGGAAGAAGTCGACGGAATCCTGctcaaaatatcagaaaagtCAATGGTGGTTGATGAGATTGCAGCCCAAATTGAAGAGCttaaaaatccacaaaaatcgGACGATTCGACCCGGAAGCGAAAAGCAGGAAGCGATGGAGACGAGCCCCAATCTAAAATGAGCAGTGTTGTCATCGTTCGAGGTGTAACA GATGAATTGGTCACTGATTTGATGGCACATATGGAGAAGTTCGGTGAGGTTTTTGATCACAGTGTTAAAGCCGACGACGATGGTCTCATAACAGCCGTTTTTCCGTTTAGAAAAACAGGTGATGCGTTGAAA GCAATGGCGGATGGCAAAGTTCTGAATGGTGTGGACCTCGAGATGGAATTGAAGACGGAGCGAATCGAGGAGATCCCTTCAACTGATACGAACATGTCTGCCGACCAGTTGCTCGCTGCAATTCCGAGCAATCTTGAG tCTGACGAAGAAGATGACCTGCTAAATGATTAG
- the rbm-26 gene encoding C3H1-type domain-containing protein (Confirmed by transcript evidence) has product MHIDNEDALFDWLSDELSPITDADPNALAKYVLALVKKPDKGHDELKAFTNEQLNVFLTDHTAPFVDKVFEALTSKSYMPASTAPTSASATAPDLKKEKAPAEKPSKPTAPPGVQKSSSSPSASKAESRPLRKRISPPPSENREKEKQSRDKERRRSRSPRDRRGRATTSRSGRTSSSDRDRHSKRRSRSRSRSSSGSRTPPYKSRSSRRRCKDFEERGYCIRGDQCPYYHGRDPVVVDENALGSMVPLPATAPNFSLPPPGYNPLNPPPPGVVVAAGEYNPEAPALNNYSIPPPPIPGQWQQPHVAAQYVPQSVSSYSQPPPAAAQGVVTQPGSFRGAPRGRGNIRGRGGFARGGFTGAINRDNCTLQVAKIPPEMNTIAKLNEHFATFGTVDNIQVRYNGEIDSALVTYASKFDAGKAYKSPTPVLNNRFIKVFWHNPGGEGSENATGKPSSPTSPPKPVEKPKIATVQESKFVSVAAQNYRKQIQDAKERLTKEKSILSTLVQAQNQHNIILDKWMVKQKELLIKARTSTDETDKKNATKLVKHLHKKIKACKEEVDGILLKISEKSMVVDEIAAQIEELKNPQKSDDSTRKRKAGSDGDEPQSKMSSVVIVRGVTDELVTDLMAHMEKFGEVFDHSVKADDDGLITAVFPFRKTGDALKAMADGKVLNGVDLEMELKTERIEEIPSTDTNMSADQLLAAIPSNLEISV; this is encoded by the exons ATGCACATCGACAATGAGGATGCTCTCTTCGATTGGCTCTCTGATGAGCTCTCGccaat aacTGACGCTGATCCAAATGCTCTCGCGAAATACGTGTTGGCTTTAGTCAAGAAACCGGATAAGGGACATGATGAGCTGAAAGCATTTACCAATGAACAgttaaatgtgtttttaaCAGACc ATACTGCTCCATTCGTCGACAAAGTCTTCGAAGCACTCACAAGCAAAAGCTATATGCCGGCATCAACAGCGCCTACCTCTGCTTCAGCAACTGCGCCTGAtcttaaaaaagaaaaggcaCCAGCTGAGAAGCCATCGAAACCTACAGCTCCACCGGGTGTTCAAAAGTCAAGCAGCTCTCCTTCAGCCAGCAAAGCCGAGTCCCGCCCATTGCGCAAGCGAATTAGTCCACCTCCATcggaaaatcgagaaaaggAGAAGCAGTCTCGTGACAAGGAACGCCGTCGTTCACGGTCCCCAAGAGATCGTCGAGGCCGCGCGACTACTTCAAGAAGTGGGCGTACTTCATCAAGTGATCGTGATCGTCACAGCAAACGTCGTTCTCGATCCAGATCACG atcatcCAGTGGCTCAAGAACTCCACCATACAAATCAAGAAGCAGTCGTCGTCGTTGTAAGGATTTCGAGGAACGTGGATATTGCATTCGCGGAGATCAGTGTCCATACTATCACGGTCGTGACCCGGTTGTAGTTGATGAGAATGCACTTGGGTCAATGGTTCCACTCCCGGCTACCGCTCCTAATTTCTC TCTGCCTCCACCCGGATACAATCCGCTCAATCCACCTCCACCAGGAGTCGTCGTTGCCGCTGGTGAATACAACCCTGAAGCTCCTGCTCTCAACAATTACAGTATACCACCACCGCCGATCCCTGGACAATGGCAACAACCACATGTAGCTGCACAATATGTTCCCCAATCTGTTTCTTCTTACTCTCAGCCACCACCCGCCGCTGCTCAAGGAGTTGTTACTCAGCCGGGTTCTTTCCGTGGAGCACCACGTGGAAGAGGAAACATTAGAGGTCGTGGTGGATTTGCCCGTGGAGGTTTCACTGGAGCGATCAATAGAGATAACTGTACTCTTCAAGTTGCCAAGATTCCACCAGAGATGAACACGATCGCAAAGCTCAATGAACATTTTGCCACATTTGGAACTGTCGATAATATCCAAGTTAGATATAATGGAGAAATCGATTCAGCTCTGGTTACTTATGCTTCCAAATTTGACGCTGGCAAAGCTTACAAGTCTCCAACTCCAGTTCTCAATAATAGGTTTATTAAAGTATTTTGGCATAATCCTGGAGGCGAAGGATCCGAAAACGCAACTGGAAAGCCGTCATCTCCAACTTCTCCACCAAAACCTGTCGAAAAGCCGAAGATTGCCACAGTGCAAGAATCAAAATTTGTCAGTGTTGCTGCTCAAAACTATCGGAAGCAGATCCAGGATGCTAAAGAACGATTAACGAAAGAGAAGAGTATTTTATCGACGCTAGTTCAGGCTCAGAATCAGCATAATATTATTCTTGACAAGTGGATGGTTAAACAGAAGGAGTTGCTCATCAAGGCGAGAACGTCTACTGATGAAACTGATAAGAAGAATGCAACCAAATTGGTCAAACATCTgcataaaaaaataaaggcATGCAAGGAAGAAGTCGACGGAATCCTGctcaaaatatcagaaaagtCAATGGTGGTTGATGAGATTGCAGCCCAAATTGAAGAGCttaaaaatccacaaaaatcgGACGATTCGACCCGGAAGCGAAAAGCAGGAAGCGATGGAGACGAGCCCCAATCTAAAATGAGCAGTGTTGTCATCGTTCGAGGTGTAACA GATGAATTGGTCACTGATTTGATGGCACATATGGAGAAGTTCGGTGAGGTTTTTGATCACAGTGTTAAAGCCGACGACGATGGTCTCATAACAGCCGTTTTTCCGTTTAGAAAAACAGGTGATGCGTTGAAA GCAATGGCGGATGGCAAAGTTCTGAATGGTGTGGACCTCGAGATGGAATTGAAGACGGAGCGAATCGAGGAGATCCCTTCAACTGATACGAACATGTCTGCCGACCAGTTGCTCGCTGCAATTCCGAGCAATCTTGAG atttcagtCTGA
- the rbm-26 gene encoding C3H1-type domain-containing protein (Partially confirmed by transcript evidence) yields MHIDNEDALFDWLSDELSPITDADPNALAKYVLALVKKPDKGHDELKAFTNEQLNVFLTDHTAPFVDKVFEALTSKSYMPASTAPTSASATAPDLKKEKAPAEKPSKPTAPPGVQKSSSSPSASKAESRPLRKRISPPPSENREKEKQSRDKERRRSRSPRDRRGRATTSRSGRTSSSDRDRHSKRRSRSRSRSSSGSRTPPYKSRSSRRRCKDFEERGYCIRGDQCPYYHGRDPVVVDENALGSMVPLPATAPNFSCSLPPPGYNPLNPPPPGVVVAAGEYNPEAPALNNYSIPPPPIPGQWQQPHVAAQYVPQSVSSYSQPPPAAAQGVVTQPGSFRGAPRGRGNIRGRGGFARGGFTGAINRDNCTLQVAKIPPEMNTIAKLNEHFATFGTVDNIQVRYNGEIDSALVTYASKFDAGKAYKSPTPVLNNRFIKVFWHNPGGEGSENATGKPSSPTSPPKPVEKPKIATVQESKFVSVAAQNYRKQIQDAKERLTKEKSILSTLVQAQNQHNIILDKWMVKQKELLIKARTSTDETDKKNATKLVKHLHKKIKACKEEVDGILLKISEKSMVVDEIAAQIEELKNPQKSDDSTRKRKAGSDGDEPQSKMSSVVIVRGVTDELVTDLMAHMEKFGEVFDHSVKADDDGLITAVFPFRKTGDALKAMADGKVLNGVDLEMELKTERIEEIPSTDTNMSADQLLAAIPSNLESDEEDDLLND; encoded by the exons ATGCACATCGACAATGAGGATGCTCTCTTCGATTGGCTCTCTGATGAGCTCTCGccaat aacTGACGCTGATCCAAATGCTCTCGCGAAATACGTGTTGGCTTTAGTCAAGAAACCGGATAAGGGACATGATGAGCTGAAAGCATTTACCAATGAACAgttaaatgtgtttttaaCAGACc ATACTGCTCCATTCGTCGACAAAGTCTTCGAAGCACTCACAAGCAAAAGCTATATGCCGGCATCAACAGCGCCTACCTCTGCTTCAGCAACTGCGCCTGAtcttaaaaaagaaaaggcaCCAGCTGAGAAGCCATCGAAACCTACAGCTCCACCGGGTGTTCAAAAGTCAAGCAGCTCTCCTTCAGCCAGCAAAGCCGAGTCCCGCCCATTGCGCAAGCGAATTAGTCCACCTCCATcggaaaatcgagaaaaggAGAAGCAGTCTCGTGACAAGGAACGCCGTCGTTCACGGTCCCCAAGAGATCGTCGAGGCCGCGCGACTACTTCAAGAAGTGGGCGTACTTCATCAAGTGATCGTGATCGTCACAGCAAACGTCGTTCTCGATCCAGATCACG atcatcCAGTGGCTCAAGAACTCCACCATACAAATCAAGAAGCAGTCGTCGTCGTTGTAAGGATTTCGAGGAACGTGGATATTGCATTCGCGGAGATCAGTGTCCATACTATCACGGTCGTGACCCGGTTGTAGTTGATGAGAATGCACTTGGGTCAATGGTTCCACTCCCGGCTACCGCTCCTAATTTCTC TTGCAGTCTGCCTCCACCCGGATACAATCCGCTCAATCCACCTCCACCAGGAGTCGTCGTTGCCGCTGGTGAATACAACCCTGAAGCTCCTGCTCTCAACAATTACAGTATACCACCACCGCCGATCCCTGGACAATGGCAACAACCACATGTAGCTGCACAATATGTTCCCCAATCTGTTTCTTCTTACTCTCAGCCACCACCCGCCGCTGCTCAAGGAGTTGTTACTCAGCCGGGTTCTTTCCGTGGAGCACCACGTGGAAGAGGAAACATTAGAGGTCGTGGTGGATTTGCCCGTGGAGGTTTCACTGGAGCGATCAATAGAGATAACTGTACTCTTCAAGTTGCCAAGATTCCACCAGAGATGAACACGATCGCAAAGCTCAATGAACATTTTGCCACATTTGGAACTGTCGATAATATCCAAGTTAGATATAATGGAGAAATCGATTCAGCTCTGGTTACTTATGCTTCCAAATTTGACGCTGGCAAAGCTTACAAGTCTCCAACTCCAGTTCTCAATAATAGGTTTATTAAAGTATTTTGGCATAATCCTGGAGGCGAAGGATCCGAAAACGCAACTGGAAAGCCGTCATCTCCAACTTCTCCACCAAAACCTGTCGAAAAGCCGAAGATTGCCACAGTGCAAGAATCAAAATTTGTCAGTGTTGCTGCTCAAAACTATCGGAAGCAGATCCAGGATGCTAAAGAACGATTAACGAAAGAGAAGAGTATTTTATCGACGCTAGTTCAGGCTCAGAATCAGCATAATATTATTCTTGACAAGTGGATGGTTAAACAGAAGGAGTTGCTCATCAAGGCGAGAACGTCTACTGATGAAACTGATAAGAAGAATGCAACCAAATTGGTCAAACATCTgcataaaaaaataaaggcATGCAAGGAAGAAGTCGACGGAATCCTGctcaaaatatcagaaaagtCAATGGTGGTTGATGAGATTGCAGCCCAAATTGAAGAGCttaaaaatccacaaaaatcgGACGATTCGACCCGGAAGCGAAAAGCAGGAAGCGATGGAGACGAGCCCCAATCTAAAATGAGCAGTGTTGTCATCGTTCGAGGTGTAACA GATGAATTGGTCACTGATTTGATGGCACATATGGAGAAGTTCGGTGAGGTTTTTGATCACAGTGTTAAAGCCGACGACGATGGTCTCATAACAGCCGTTTTTCCGTTTAGAAAAACAGGTGATGCGTTGAAA GCAATGGCGGATGGCAAAGTTCTGAATGGTGTGGACCTCGAGATGGAATTGAAGACGGAGCGAATCGAGGAGATCCCTTCAACTGATACGAACATGTCTGCCGACCAGTTGCTCGCTGCAATTCCGAGCAATCTTGAG tCTGACGAAGAAGATGACCTGCTAAATGATTAG
- the rbm-26 gene encoding RRM domain-containing protein (Confirmed by transcript evidence), producing the protein MHIDNEDALFDWLSDELSPITDADPNALAKYVLALVKKPDKGHDELKAFTNEQLNVFLTDHTAPFVDKVFEALTSKSYMPASTAPTSASATAPDLKKEKAPAEKPSKPTAPPGVQKSSSSPSASKAESRPLRKRISPPPSENREKEKQSRDKERRRSRSPRDRRGRATTSRSGRTSSSDRDRHSKRRSRSRSRLPPPGYNPLNPPPPGVVVAAGEYNPEAPALNNYSIPPPPIPGQWQQPHVAAQYVPQSVSSYSQPPPAAAQGVVTQPGSFRGAPRGRGNIRGRGGFARGGFTGAINRDNCTLQVAKIPPEMNTIAKLNEHFATFGTVDNIQVRYNGEIDSALVTYASKFDAGKAYKSPTPVLNNRFIKVFWHNPGGEGSENATGKPSSPTSPPKPVEKPKIATVQESKFVSVAAQNYRKQIQDAKERLTKEKSILSTLVQAQNQHNIILDKWMVKQKELLIKARTSTDETDKKNATKLVKHLHKKIKACKEEVDGILLKISEKSMVVDEIAAQIEELKNPQKSDDSTRKRKAGSDGDEPQSKMSSVVIVRGVTDELVTDLMAHMEKFGEVFDHSVKADDDGLITAVFPFRKTGDALKAMADGKVLNGVDLEMELKTERIEEIPSTDTNMSADQLLAAIPSNLESDEEDDLLND; encoded by the exons ATGCACATCGACAATGAGGATGCTCTCTTCGATTGGCTCTCTGATGAGCTCTCGccaat aacTGACGCTGATCCAAATGCTCTCGCGAAATACGTGTTGGCTTTAGTCAAGAAACCGGATAAGGGACATGATGAGCTGAAAGCATTTACCAATGAACAgttaaatgtgtttttaaCAGACc ATACTGCTCCATTCGTCGACAAAGTCTTCGAAGCACTCACAAGCAAAAGCTATATGCCGGCATCAACAGCGCCTACCTCTGCTTCAGCAACTGCGCCTGAtcttaaaaaagaaaaggcaCCAGCTGAGAAGCCATCGAAACCTACAGCTCCACCGGGTGTTCAAAAGTCAAGCAGCTCTCCTTCAGCCAGCAAAGCCGAGTCCCGCCCATTGCGCAAGCGAATTAGTCCACCTCCATcggaaaatcgagaaaaggAGAAGCAGTCTCGTGACAAGGAACGCCGTCGTTCACGGTCCCCAAGAGATCGTCGAGGCCGCGCGACTACTTCAAGAAGTGGGCGTACTTCATCAAGTGATCGTGATCGTCACAGCAAACGTCGTTCTCGATCCAGATCACG TCTGCCTCCACCCGGATACAATCCGCTCAATCCACCTCCACCAGGAGTCGTCGTTGCCGCTGGTGAATACAACCCTGAAGCTCCTGCTCTCAACAATTACAGTATACCACCACCGCCGATCCCTGGACAATGGCAACAACCACATGTAGCTGCACAATATGTTCCCCAATCTGTTTCTTCTTACTCTCAGCCACCACCCGCCGCTGCTCAAGGAGTTGTTACTCAGCCGGGTTCTTTCCGTGGAGCACCACGTGGAAGAGGAAACATTAGAGGTCGTGGTGGATTTGCCCGTGGAGGTTTCACTGGAGCGATCAATAGAGATAACTGTACTCTTCAAGTTGCCAAGATTCCACCAGAGATGAACACGATCGCAAAGCTCAATGAACATTTTGCCACATTTGGAACTGTCGATAATATCCAAGTTAGATATAATGGAGAAATCGATTCAGCTCTGGTTACTTATGCTTCCAAATTTGACGCTGGCAAAGCTTACAAGTCTCCAACTCCAGTTCTCAATAATAGGTTTATTAAAGTATTTTGGCATAATCCTGGAGGCGAAGGATCCGAAAACGCAACTGGAAAGCCGTCATCTCCAACTTCTCCACCAAAACCTGTCGAAAAGCCGAAGATTGCCACAGTGCAAGAATCAAAATTTGTCAGTGTTGCTGCTCAAAACTATCGGAAGCAGATCCAGGATGCTAAAGAACGATTAACGAAAGAGAAGAGTATTTTATCGACGCTAGTTCAGGCTCAGAATCAGCATAATATTATTCTTGACAAGTGGATGGTTAAACAGAAGGAGTTGCTCATCAAGGCGAGAACGTCTACTGATGAAACTGATAAGAAGAATGCAACCAAATTGGTCAAACATCTgcataaaaaaataaaggcATGCAAGGAAGAAGTCGACGGAATCCTGctcaaaatatcagaaaagtCAATGGTGGTTGATGAGATTGCAGCCCAAATTGAAGAGCttaaaaatccacaaaaatcgGACGATTCGACCCGGAAGCGAAAAGCAGGAAGCGATGGAGACGAGCCCCAATCTAAAATGAGCAGTGTTGTCATCGTTCGAGGTGTAACA GATGAATTGGTCACTGATTTGATGGCACATATGGAGAAGTTCGGTGAGGTTTTTGATCACAGTGTTAAAGCCGACGACGATGGTCTCATAACAGCCGTTTTTCCGTTTAGAAAAACAGGTGATGCGTTGAAA GCAATGGCGGATGGCAAAGTTCTGAATGGTGTGGACCTCGAGATGGAATTGAAGACGGAGCGAATCGAGGAGATCCCTTCAACTGATACGAACATGTCTGCCGACCAGTTGCTCGCTGCAATTCCGAGCAATCTTGAG tCTGACGAAGAAGATGACCTGCTAAATGATTAG